In Arthrobacter ramosus, one DNA window encodes the following:
- a CDS encoding dihydrolipoamide acetyltransferase family protein, whose product MSATMIKEFRLPDLGEGLTESEILSWKVAVGDTVTLNQVIAEVETAKAVVELPSPFAGTVAALHEQAGSVVEVGKPIVSFEVDDAGASPSAVAGSGEAASTESPAETAARREPNLVGYGAVVEQSGRPARRQRMFDGGAAERERVREPIPAVEPVPVVEQPAPPAVPNEPAAEQERPRSTPPVRKFARDLGIDLELVKGTGPAGLITRADVQDFAAGSQPQLAVPEVTPAAASAVGVSAERETRTPIKGVRKFTAAAMVQSAFTAPHVTEFLTVDVTHTMELLARLKASREFAGYKLTPLTIAAKAVLIALRRNPTLNSRWDEGAQEIVQFNYVNLGIAAATPRGLTVPNIKDADKMTLLELSTALSALTDTARSGKTSPADLTGGTISITNIGVFGIDAGTPILNPGEAAIVALGSVRKAPWVHNDELAVRQVMSLSLSFDHRLVDGEQGSKFLADLGAILSDPATVMTMI is encoded by the coding sequence ATGAGCGCCACCATGATCAAGGAATTCAGGCTGCCCGACCTCGGAGAAGGACTCACTGAGTCGGAAATTCTCAGTTGGAAGGTCGCGGTGGGGGACACCGTGACCTTGAACCAGGTCATTGCCGAGGTCGAGACGGCCAAGGCCGTGGTTGAGTTGCCTTCGCCCTTTGCGGGAACCGTCGCCGCCTTGCACGAACAGGCCGGTTCCGTTGTCGAGGTCGGCAAGCCGATCGTTTCCTTTGAAGTCGACGACGCCGGAGCCTCACCTTCCGCTGTTGCCGGTTCCGGTGAGGCCGCCTCCACGGAAAGCCCGGCGGAGACCGCGGCGAGGCGTGAGCCGAACCTCGTAGGCTATGGCGCTGTCGTCGAACAATCCGGACGCCCGGCCCGACGCCAGCGGATGTTTGACGGGGGCGCCGCCGAACGCGAGCGCGTCCGGGAGCCCATCCCTGCCGTCGAACCCGTTCCCGTCGTTGAACAGCCCGCACCGCCCGCGGTTCCAAACGAGCCCGCGGCGGAACAGGAGCGTCCGCGGTCCACGCCTCCGGTCCGCAAGTTTGCGAGGGATCTCGGAATTGACCTTGAGCTGGTCAAGGGAACCGGGCCGGCAGGCTTGATCACCCGTGCGGATGTCCAGGACTTCGCGGCGGGGTCCCAGCCGCAGCTCGCCGTTCCCGAGGTCACCCCGGCCGCCGCGTCCGCCGTCGGGGTTTCCGCCGAACGCGAGACGCGCACCCCTATTAAGGGAGTCCGCAAGTTCACCGCCGCTGCCATGGTGCAAAGTGCCTTCACGGCGCCCCATGTGACGGAGTTCCTGACCGTTGACGTCACGCACACCATGGAACTGCTGGCGCGGCTCAAGGCCAGTCGCGAGTTTGCCGGGTACAAGCTCACGCCGTTGACCATCGCGGCGAAGGCAGTGTTGATTGCCTTGCGCAGGAACCCGACCCTGAACTCCCGCTGGGATGAAGGCGCACAGGAGATCGTGCAGTTCAACTACGTAAACCTGGGTATCGCCGCCGCCACGCCGCGGGGACTGACTGTTCCCAACATCAAAGACGCGGACAAGATGACGCTGCTGGAACTGTCCACGGCTTTGTCCGCACTCACGGACACGGCACGTTCAGGCAAGACCTCCCCGGCAGATCTGACGGGCGGAACCATTTCCATCACGAACATCGGCGTGTTCGGGATCGACGCCGGAACCCCCATCTTGAATCCGGGCGAGGCTGCCATCGTGGCGCTGGGATCAGTGCGCAAAGCTCCGTGGGTGCACAACGACGAACTCGCGGTGCGCCAGGTGATGTCACTGAGCCTGTCCTTCGACCACCGGCTGGTGGACGGCGAACAAGGCTCGAAATTCCTGGCCGATTTGGGCGCGATCCTGTCCGACCCTGCAACCGTCATGACGATGATCTAG